One Mycolicibacterium fortuitum subsp. fortuitum genomic window carries:
- a CDS encoding HpcH/HpaI aldolase/citrate lyase family protein — protein sequence MTLANNGPGWLFCPADRPERFEKAAAAADVVILDLEDGCAAKDRPAARQALLDTPLDPTRTVVRVNPTDTADHELDLKAVAATDYTTVMLAKSEHAAQVKALAPLDVVVLIETPLAALNVVELVQPDNAFAVMWGAEDLFAVTGGTANRWPDGTYRDVAQHVRSQTLLAAKAYGKLALDSVYLDIKDLDGLRAESDDAVAVGFDAKVAIHPTQVAVIRSAYAPTDEQIAWARAVLDRVAGERGVFQHDGLMVDAPVLRRAERIVALAP from the coding sequence ATGACACTTGCGAACAACGGACCGGGCTGGCTGTTCTGCCCGGCCGACCGCCCGGAGCGGTTCGAAAAGGCCGCTGCGGCAGCCGATGTGGTGATTCTGGATCTTGAGGACGGTTGTGCGGCCAAGGACCGCCCGGCCGCCCGGCAGGCGCTGCTCGACACTCCGCTCGATCCGACCCGCACCGTGGTCCGGGTCAATCCGACCGACACCGCCGACCACGAGCTGGACCTGAAAGCGGTCGCCGCCACCGACTACACCACGGTGATGCTGGCCAAGTCCGAGCACGCCGCACAGGTGAAGGCGCTGGCGCCGCTGGATGTCGTGGTGCTGATCGAGACCCCGCTGGCCGCGCTGAACGTGGTGGAGCTGGTGCAGCCCGACAACGCCTTCGCGGTCATGTGGGGTGCCGAGGATCTGTTCGCGGTCACCGGTGGTACCGCCAATCGGTGGCCCGACGGCACCTATCGCGACGTCGCCCAGCACGTGCGGTCGCAGACTCTGCTGGCCGCCAAGGCGTACGGCAAGCTGGCGCTGGATTCGGTGTACCTCGACATCAAGGACCTCGACGGTCTGCGGGCCGAGTCCGACGATGCCGTCGCGGTCGGATTCGACGCCAAGGTGGCGATCCATCCGACCCAGGTCGCGGTCATCAGGTCGGCCTACGCACCGACCGATGAGCAGATCGCCTGGGCCCGCGCGGTGCTCGATCGGGTCGCAGGAGAACGCGGCGTCTTCCAGCACGACGGTCTGATGGTCGATGCGCCGGTCCTGCGCCGGGCCGAGCGGATCGTCGCACTGGCTCCCTGA
- a CDS encoding MaoC family dehydratase — MTEERVIEQRGLWFEEFETGVRYLHRPGRTITEADNTLFTAVTMNTQALHLDAAWSEQQPPFNQRLVNSMFTLATLVGLSVSQLTQGTTVGNLGFSEIAFPKPMFHGDTLYAETVVTEKRASKSRPGEGIVTFVHTGRNQHGDVVATATRKALMRMRPEGDS; from the coding sequence ATGACCGAGGAGCGAGTGATCGAACAGCGTGGGCTCTGGTTCGAGGAGTTCGAGACCGGGGTGCGTTACCTGCACCGGCCGGGGCGCACCATCACAGAGGCCGACAACACACTGTTCACTGCGGTCACCATGAACACCCAGGCGCTACACCTCGATGCGGCCTGGTCAGAGCAACAGCCGCCGTTCAACCAGCGACTGGTGAACTCGATGTTCACGCTGGCCACGCTGGTCGGTCTCTCGGTCTCCCAGCTCACCCAGGGCACTACCGTCGGCAACCTCGGGTTCTCCGAAATCGCCTTCCCCAAGCCGATGTTTCACGGCGACACGCTCTACGCCGAGACCGTCGTCACCGAGAAGCGGGCATCCAAGAGCCGTCCCGGTGAGGGCATCGTCACGTTCGTGCACACCGGACGCAACCAGCATGGCGACGTCGTGGCCACCGCTACCCGCAAGGCCCTGATGCGGATGCGCCCGGAGGGGGACTCCTGA
- a CDS encoding acyl-CoA dehydrogenase family protein, with translation MTDFLSTGTLPDHYAQLAKTVRDFAQSVVAPVAAKHDEEHSFPYEVIDGMADMGLFGLPFPEEHGGMGGDYFALCLALEELGKVDQSVAITLEAGVSLGAMPVYRFGNDAQKEEWLPLLASGKALGAFGLTEAGGGSDAGATKTTAKLDGDTWIINGSKQFITNSGTDITKLVTVTAVTGEREGGKKEISSILVPVPIEGFTAEPAYNKVGWNASDTHPLSFDDVRVPAENLLGERGRGYANFLRILDEGRIAIAALSVGVAQGCVDECVKYAKERQAFGAAIGTYQAIAFKIARMEARAHAARAAYYDAAALMLSGKPFKKAASVAKLVSSEAAMDNARDATQIFGGYGFMNEYPVARHYRDSKILEIGEGTTEVQLMLIAREAGL, from the coding sequence ATGACGGACTTTCTGTCCACCGGCACCCTGCCGGACCACTACGCGCAACTGGCCAAGACCGTCCGTGACTTCGCCCAGAGCGTCGTCGCGCCGGTGGCCGCCAAACACGATGAGGAACACTCGTTCCCGTACGAGGTCATCGACGGGATGGCCGACATGGGACTGTTCGGCCTGCCGTTCCCCGAGGAGCACGGCGGCATGGGCGGCGACTACTTCGCGCTGTGTCTGGCCCTGGAGGAGCTGGGCAAGGTCGACCAGAGCGTGGCCATCACCCTGGAGGCCGGCGTTTCGCTGGGCGCCATGCCGGTCTACCGCTTCGGCAACGACGCCCAGAAGGAAGAGTGGCTGCCGCTGCTGGCCAGCGGCAAGGCGCTGGGCGCGTTCGGCCTGACCGAGGCCGGTGGCGGCAGTGACGCCGGGGCCACCAAGACCACCGCCAAACTCGACGGTGACACTTGGATTATCAACGGCTCCAAACAGTTCATCACCAACTCCGGCACTGACATCACCAAGCTCGTCACCGTCACGGCGGTGACCGGTGAACGTGAAGGCGGCAAGAAGGAGATCTCCTCGATCCTGGTGCCGGTGCCGATCGAAGGGTTCACCGCTGAACCCGCCTACAACAAGGTGGGTTGGAACGCCTCGGACACCCATCCGTTGAGCTTCGACGACGTCCGCGTGCCCGCCGAGAACCTGCTCGGTGAGCGTGGTCGCGGCTACGCCAACTTCCTGCGCATCCTCGACGAGGGCCGCATCGCCATCGCGGCACTGTCGGTCGGCGTCGCGCAGGGCTGTGTGGACGAATGCGTCAAGTACGCCAAGGAACGTCAGGCCTTCGGCGCGGCCATCGGCACGTACCAGGCCATCGCGTTCAAGATCGCCCGGATGGAGGCCCGAGCGCACGCCGCACGCGCCGCCTACTACGACGCGGCCGCGCTCATGCTGTCGGGCAAGCCGTTCAAGAAGGCGGCTTCGGTGGCCAAGCTGGTGTCCAGTGAGGCAGCGATGGACAACGCCCGCGACGCCACCCAGATCTTCGGCGGCTACGGATTCATGAACGAGTACCCGGTGGCGCGCCATTACCGGGACAGCAAGATCCTCGAAATCGGCGAGGGGACAACCGAAGTGCAGCTGATGCTGATCGCGCGGGAGGCCGGCCTATGA